Below is a window of Veillonella rodentium DNA.
AATATTCCTATTATCGTATTTAGCATGGATATTCCTGGTAATATTACTAAAGCCGCTAAGGGTGAAGAAATCGGGACCATAGTTCGAGGAGAATGATTCAGATGGAAATTAAAGAGTTACTACAACAGCAAGAAGCGCGCATGACAAAGTCCATTGAGGCTTTAAAGCATGAATTTGCATCGATTCGTACGGGGCGTGCTAGTGTTGCTTTACTTGATAAAGTTATGGTCGATTATTACGGCAGTCAGACTCCAATCAATCAAGTTGCAAATATTTCCGTACCGGAACCGCGTATGATTGTTATCGCTCCATGGGATAAAACTATGATTGGTGCTATTGAGAAAGCCATATTACAATCTGACCTCGGTTTGAACCCTGGTAATGACGGGGCTCAAATTCG
It encodes the following:
- the frr gene encoding ribosome recycling factor → MEIKELLQQQEARMTKSIEALKHEFASIRTGRASVALLDKVMVDYYGSQTPINQVANISVPEPRMIVIAPWDKTMIGAIEKAILQSDLGLNPGNDGAQIRLTIPQLTEERRKEIVKVVHKKAEDAKIAVRNIRRDVNDALKKEEKAKTITEDDVKDGLDQIQKLTDSKIKQIDELKAVKEKDVLEV